In Streptacidiphilus sp. P02-A3a, the DNA window GTTGCATGCGTCATGTCCTGCGGATATGTTGAAGAGGAGCTCCGTTTCTCACAATACGGAGAGCTTTCTCCCCTTGTCAAGCAGCCTAAGGACGTGTCGATGGCAACCCCGTCAGCGGCGCCACGGCGCGCCGACGCGCGCCGCAACCGGACCCAAGTCCTGATAGCGGCGGAAGAGTTGCTGGCAGCTCGCGGGATGCCGGTCTCCTTCGACGATGTCGCCAGGCACGCGGGGGTGGGCGTGGGGACGGTGTACCGGCACTTCCCCACCAGGAGCGACCTCTTCCGCGCGGTGGTGGCCAGCGGCATGCTGCGGCTGATCGAGGAGGCCCGCGACCTGGCCCGGGCCGTCGAGCCGGGGCCGGCCTTCCTCAGGTTCCTCAGCCTGATGACCGAGCAGGCCGCGCTCAACAAGGCGCTCTGCCAGGCGTTCGAGGCCTCCGCGGAGCTACAGGTCGGACCCGAGACGCAGCGTGAGTTCCTCTCCGCCCTGGGCGAGTTGCTCGCCCGTGCCCAGACCGCAGGGACGGTCAGGGACGACATCGACGCGGCTGACGTGTGCGCCTTCGCGGTGGGCACCGCGACCATGGACCGGGTCCGCGCCGACTCCGCGCGCCCCCAGCGGATGGCCGCCCTGGCCAACGAGGCCCTGCTCAGGGTCCCGCCCGCGGCGGCGGCACCGACGACGGCACCGGTCGTAACGAAACAGGCCCCCGCCCCGGCGATTCATAACGAAACGCTGACGCACAGCGCTGCGCGTGACGAAACGCCCCGCACCGGGGCCGTCCCGGCCCTCCACTGCGAACAGTGCGGCAGCCCGGTCCACCCGCTGCGCACCGGCCGCCGTCCCCGCTTCTGCGGAGCGGCCTGCCGCCAGCGGGCCCACCGGCTCCGCCACGCGGCAGTGTCCGGCTGACCACCGCTCCCGACCGACCGTAACGAAACCCCGACCCGGGCGTGACTCCGCGCCCGGGTCTCGTCATGCCCG includes these proteins:
- a CDS encoding TetR/AcrR family transcriptional regulator, with amino-acid sequence MATPSAAPRRADARRNRTQVLIAAEELLAARGMPVSFDDVARHAGVGVGTVYRHFPTRSDLFRAVVASGMLRLIEEARDLARAVEPGPAFLRFLSLMTEQAALNKALCQAFEASAELQVGPETQREFLSALGELLARAQTAGTVRDDIDAADVCAFAVGTATMDRVRADSARPQRMAALANEALLRVPPAAAAPTTAPVVTKQAPAPAIHNETLTHSAARDETPRTGAVPALHCEQCGSPVHPLRTGRRPRFCGAACRQRAHRLRHAAVSG